In Vicinamibacteria bacterium, the sequence GATTGGCGGAGTTCTCTACCTGTTGCTGCCCAAGGATGAACGACGAGCCCGAAAAGAGGGCGGGCTGACGAGCGCGGCCGACGCGTTCAAGGTGGTCTTCAAGAACCCGCAGTCGATTCTGTGCGGACTGATCGCGGGTCTGCTCTTCATTCCCACGACCATCTTCGACATGATCTGGGGCGTTCGCTATCTCCAGGAGGCTCGCGGCTTCGAGTATGCTGACGCGGTGCTGCGGTCTTCGACGGTTCCCTTCGGCTGGATCCTCGGATGTCCCCTCCTCGGCCTCATCTCGGATCGGCTGGGGCGGAGAAAGCCGGTGCTCTTCGGTGGGGCGATCGTCCTACTCGGGTGCCTCGCGTTCATTCTCTATGGCCCCTCTGACCTGCTCCCCCCGTACACCGTCGGGCTCATCGCTGGCATCGCGTCGGGGGCGGCGATGCTACCGTACACGATCATCAAGGAAGCGAACCCGCCGCAGTTCGGGGGAACGGCAACGGGAGTGGTCAACTTTCTCAACTTCACCTTCAGCGCGCTCCTCGGTCCGGTCTTCGGATGGATTCTGGAGGGTATCTCCTCGGGGGCCGCACCAATGGAGCCCGGGCACTACCAGACGGCGTTCACGCCGCTTATGTACGGGGTCGCCCTCGCGATCGGGCTTCTCTTCCTGCTGAAGGAAACGGGACCGCGCGGAGCGAAGGAGACACATTCATGAGCAAAGAGCCTGGAACGGGGAAATATGAACGATTGCTCGAGAGGTGCCGAAATCTCGAGCCGGTTCCGACCGCGGTCGCGTACCCTTGCGAAGAGTCCGCGCTGGCCGGAGCGGTCGAAGCGGCGCAAAAAGGGCTCATCGTGCCCATCCTCGTGGGTCCCGCCGACCGGATCGCCGAAATCGGCCGTCCCGCTGGCATCGACGTCGGCGATTACGAGATCGTGGACGTTGCCGATAGCCATGCGTCAGCGTCCCGGGCGGTCGCGCTCGTCCGCGAGGGCAAGGCGGAGCTCCTGATGAAAGGGAGCCTCCATACCGACGAGTTGATGGGAGCCGTCGTTTCTCGCGAAGGAGGACTCCGTACCGCGAGGCGAATCAGTCACATCTTCGTCATGGACGTTCCCACCTATCACAAGGTCCTGATCGTGACCGACGGCGCGATCAATATCGCTCCCACTCTCGAAGACAAGGTGGACATCTGCCAGAACGCCATCGACCTGGCCGTGGCTCTCGGCCGGGAAAACCCGAAGGTCGCCATCCTGGCCGCGGTCGAGACCGTGACCTCCAAGATGCCAGCCACCATCGATGCCGCAGCTCTCTGCAAGATGGCCGACCGGGGACAGATCAAGGGCGCCCTCCTGGATGGACCCCTGGCGTTCGACAACGCCATCAGCCGGGAGGCGGCGGCAACGAAAGGCATTCGTTCCGAGGTCGCGGGCGATCCGGACATCTTGCTCGCGCCGGATCTGGAGGCGGGAAACATCCTCGCCAAGCAGCTCAGCTTTCTCGCCAACGCCGACAGCGCCGGCCTGGTTTTGGGTGCGAGGGTGCCGGTTATTCTCACGAGCCGGGCGGACAGCGTGCGGTCTCGGATCGCGAGCTGCGCCGTCGCCATGCTGGCGGCTCATGCCCGCCGTCAGGCGATAGGAAAGGGTTGACAGGTGTCAGAGCAGAAGAAACGCATTACCGTCGACGGCAACGAAGCCGCGGCCTCGGTCGCGTTTCGCCTGAGCGAGGCGATCGCGATCTTTCCGATCACTCCGAGCTCGCCGATGGCCGAGCACTGCGACGAGTGGGCCAGCCGGGGAAGGACGAACCTCTGGGGCGTCGTGCCCGAGGTGGCAGAGATGCAGTCGGAAGGTGGCGCCGCCGGAGCCGTCCATGGAGCCCTCCAGGCGGGGGCGCTCTCGACGACCTTCACCGCCTCTCAGGGTCTCCTCCTCATGATCCCCAACATGTACAAGATCGCGGGGGAGCTCTCGCCCTTCACCATGCATGTGGCCGCCCGCACGCTGGCGACGCATGCGCTTTCGATCTTCGGCGACCACTCCGACGTGATGGCCTGCCGCCAGACGGGATTCGCACTCCTCTGCTCCAACTCCGTCCAGGAAGCACACGACTTCGCCGCGATCGCGCACGCGGCGACGCTCGAGTCGCGCGTTCCCTTCCTTCACTTCTTCGACGGCTTCCGCACCTCTCACGAGGTGGCGAAGATCGAGGAGCTCTCGGACGACGATTTGAGGAGCCTCCTTTCCGAGGAGGCGATTCGAGCGACGCGCGTGCGCGC encodes:
- a CDS encoding MFS transporter; translated protein: MRLAAVAWLLTAVYYFYQYALRSAPAVMMPQLSEAFTLGPLGVASIVGLFYYGYSPFSLVAGAAMDRLGPRRLLPTAAAVVGIGALLFATGSREAASVGRFLQGAGGVFALVGAIYIATTNFPASRAATLIGATQMFGMAGGSAGQFLVGPLIGRGLSWQAFWIGMGIAGLAIGGVLYLLLPKDERRARKEGGLTSAADAFKVVFKNPQSILCGLIAGLLFIPTTIFDMIWGVRYLQEARGFEYADAVLRSSTVPFGWILGCPLLGLISDRLGRRKPVLFGGAIVLLGCLAFILYGPSDLLPPYTVGLIAGIASGAAMLPYTIIKEANPPQFGGTATGVVNFLNFTFSALLGPVFGWILEGISSGAAPMEPGHYQTAFTPLMYGVALAIGLLFLLKETGPRGAKETHS
- a CDS encoding bifunctional enoyl-CoA hydratase/phosphate acetyltransferase, encoding MSKEPGTGKYERLLERCRNLEPVPTAVAYPCEESALAGAVEAAQKGLIVPILVGPADRIAEIGRPAGIDVGDYEIVDVADSHASASRAVALVREGKAELLMKGSLHTDELMGAVVSREGGLRTARRISHIFVMDVPTYHKVLIVTDGAINIAPTLEDKVDICQNAIDLAVALGRENPKVAILAAVETVTSKMPATIDAAALCKMADRGQIKGALLDGPLAFDNAISREAAATKGIRSEVAGDPDILLAPDLEAGNILAKQLSFLANADSAGLVLGARVPVILTSRADSVRSRIASCAVAMLAAHARRQAIGKG